From a single Rosa rugosa chromosome 7, drRosRugo1.1, whole genome shotgun sequence genomic region:
- the LOC133723181 gene encoding cyclin-dependent kinase F-3-like, with translation MDRYEIVRLVGEGSFGWVYQAIDNDTHHFVAIKRLKPDGDPWAHVPEIRALTRLEHPNIVSLKGVEYQDDDVLFVFEYMEGSLGDLIDERLSSRNPFSEAEIRSLSRQVLQGLEFMHHQRGFMHRDLKPENLLVNKGVIKISDLGTATEIDCGDQVHHHYVTTRWYRAPEMLFRVFVKNEGLRPFEYDEKVDMWAMGTIMAELFLMRPLFEGDDSPDQLYRICEVIGAPPSRPKLGPENGVGLRALMPNASESAIDLIESLCSWDPSKRPSAKEALQHPFFKRGQNVDAPPGFSYCTHTRNSVVPKMRELSTMQPILGV, from the coding sequence ATGGATAGATACGAGATAGTAAGGCTGGTTGGTGAGGGGAGTTTTGGGTGGGTGTATCAGGCCATCGACAACGACACCCATCACTTTGTGGCGATCAAACGGCTGAAGCCAGACGGCGATCCGTGGGCACATGTACCGGAAATCCGTGCTCTCACTAGGTTGGAGCACCCCAATATAGTGAGCCTCAAGGGTGTTGAATACCAAGACGACGACgtcttgtttgtttttgagtacaTGGAGGGGAGCCTTGGTGATCTTATTGATGAGAGGCTGAGCAGTAGAAACCCTTTCTCGGAGGCCGAAATCCGATCACTGAGCCGTCAGGTGTTGCAAGGCCTTGAATTCATGCATCACCAACGCGGGTTCATGCACCGGGATCTGAAGCCGGAGAATCTTTTGGTGAACAAGGGCGTCATCAAGATTTCGGATCTGGGTACTGCTACGGAGATCGACTGCGGCGACCAAGTCCATCATCATTACGTCACCACAAGGTGGTACAGAGCACCGGAGATGCTCTTTCGAGTCTTCGTGAAAAACGAGGGGCTTCGACCTTTTGAGTACGATGAGAAAGTCGACATGTGGGCAATGGGGACGATCATGGCAGAGCTGTTTCTGATGCGGCCTCTGTTCGAGGGTGACGATTCGCCGGATCAGCTGTACAGGATCTGCGAAGTCATAGGGGCTCCTCCTTCTAGGCCTAAACTTGGGCCGGAGAATGGTGTGGGTCTTCGAGCATTGATGCCAAATGCCAGTGAATCGGCCATCGATCTCATAGAGTCTCTTTGTTCTTGGGACCCTTCGAAAAGGCCTAGTGCTAAGGAAGCTCTCCAGCATCCCTTCTTCAAGAGAGGGCAGAATGTTGACGCTCCTCCTGGATTCTCATATTGCACTCATACAAGGAACAGTGTGGTTCCAAAGATGAGAGAGTTATCAACCATGCAGCCAATACTGGGAGTCTAA
- the LOC133720443 gene encoding uncharacterized protein LOC133720443, with amino-acid sequence MVKPGGVPSKIRESTRFYPYFKDCIGAIDGTHIPTMVKGREVSSYRNRHGIQSQNVLAACNFDLEFIYVLSGWEGLAHDSKLLNDALSRRNGIEVPQEDDQSSSYLDMEDENLELLSQSQQQQRAEANAWRISIADAMWNDRPWNDDNGNQEDNNEDQDNDNENNEEHINDENQEVYDDNEVGMEEYASF; translated from the exons ATGGTCAAACCTGGAGGTGTGCCCTCTAAAATTAGGGAAAGTACAAGGTTTTACCCTTATTTTaag GATTGCATTGGTGCTATTGATGGAACTCACATTCCAACCATGGTAAAAGGTCGAGAAGTAAGCAGCTATCGTAACCGTCATGGTATTCAATCTCAAAATGTTTTGGCTGCTTGCAATTTCGATTTGGAATTCATATACGTGCTTAGTGGGTGGGAAGGTTTGGCACATGATTCAAAATTGCTAAATGATGCCTTATCAAGAAGAAATGGAATTGAAGTGCCTCAAG AAGATGATCAGTCTTCATCATATCTAGACATGGAAGATGAAAATCTTGAACTACTTTCTCAAAGCCAACAACAACAAAGAGCGGAAGCTAATGCTTGGAGAATTAGCATTGCTGATGCTATGTGGAATGATAGGCCGTGGAATGATGACAATGGAAATCAAGAGGATAACAATGAGGATCAAGACAATGACAATGAGAATAATGAGGAACACATAAATGATGAGAATCAGGAGGTTTACGATGATAATGAGGTTGGAATGGAGGAGTATGCATCATTCTAA
- the LOC133722004 gene encoding hydroxymethylglutaryl-CoA lyase, mitochondrial-like: MMIKVSRHMMRNMYYAVARGGGLEPCYFSSPRRHFTSSINKPVLGNFPEFVKIVEVGPRDGLQNEKQIVPTDVKVRLIQMLVSSGLTVVEATSFVSPKWVPQLADAKDVMEAIRNVGGARFPVLTPNLKGFEAAVAAGAKEVAIFASASESFSKSNINCSIEDSLRRYRDVASAARKLSIPVRGYISCVVGCPTEGAVPPSQVAYVAKELYDMGCFDISLGDTIGVGTPGTVIPMLEEVIDVVPTENLAVHFHDTYGQALSNILVSLQMGISTVDSSVSGLGGCPYAKGASGNVATEDVVYMLNGLGVKTNIDLQKLMLAGDFICKHLGRSPGSKTAVALSKVPAHTSKL, encoded by the exons ATGATGATCAAGGTATCAAGACATATGATGAGGAATATGTATTACGCAGTTGCACGCGGAGGAGGCCTCGAGCCTTGCTATTTCTCAAGTCCTCGTCGTCATTTCACCTCTTCAATCAATAAG CCGGTTTTAGGAAACTTTCCAGAGTTTGTAAAGATTGTAGAAGTGGGTCCGAGAGATGGACTCCAGAATGAGAAGCAGATTGTTCCTACTGACGTCAAGGTCAGGTTGATACAAATGCTGGTTTCCTCCGGCCTCACTGTTGTTGAGGCTACCAGTTTTGTCTCTCCCAAATGGGTTCCGCAG CTGGCAGATGCAAAGGATGTAATGGAGGCGATTCGGAATGTGGGAGGTGCTAGATTTCCCGTTTTAACCCCTAATCTCAAA GGTTTCGAGGCTGCTGTCGCTGCTGGTGCAAAGGAAGTTGCCATCTTTGCTTCAGCTTCTGAGTCTTTTTCAAAATCAAATATAAACTGCAGTATTGAAGACAGTCTCAGACGTTACCGTGATGTTGCTAGTGCCGCTAGAAAGCTTTCTATTCCTGTTCGTGG ATATATATCATGTGTTGTCGGCTGTCCAACAGAAGGAGCTGTACCCCCATCTCAAGTAGCATATGTGGCCAAAGAACTGTATGATATGGGTTGCTTTGACATTTCTCTTGGTGATACAATTGGTGTTGGTACTCCAG gtACCGTCATTCCAATGCTTGAAGAGGTGATTGATGTGGTCCCCACTGAAAACCTTGCTGTCCATTTCCATGACACTTATGGCCAAGCTCTTTCAAACATACTAGTATCTCTTCAG ATGGGCATCAGCACAGTGGATTCATCAGTTTCTGGTCTTGGGGGTTGTCCGTATGCTAAAGGTGCTTCTGGCAATGTTGCCACTGAGGATGTTGTGTACATGCTTAATGGACTTGGAGTGAAGACCAACATAGATCTTCAAAAGCTCATGTTGGCTGGGGACTTTATCTGCAAGCACTTGGGGCGCTCACCTGGTTCAAAGACAGCTGTTGCCTTGAGTAAAGTCCCTGCTCATACCTCTAAGCTATAA